The Euphorbia lathyris chromosome 3, ddEupLath1.1, whole genome shotgun sequence genome contains a region encoding:
- the LOC136222893 gene encoding small ribosomal subunit protein eS4x-like, whose product MARGLKKHLKRLNAPNHWMLKKLGGAFAPKPSSGPHKSRECLPLILILRNRLKYALTYREVISILMQRHILVDGKVRTDKTYPAGFMDVVSIPKTNENFRLLYDTKGRFRLHSVRDDESKFKLCKVRSIQFGQKGIPYLNTYDGRTIRYPDPLIKANDTIKLDLESNKITEFIKFDVGNVVMVTGGRNRGRVGVLKNREKHKGSFETVHIQDATGHEFATRLGNVFTIGKGTKPWVSLPKGKGIKLSIIEEARKRQAAAQTAA is encoded by the exons ATG GCAAGAGGCTTGAAGAAACACTTGAAGAGGCTCAATGCCCCAAATCATTGGATGCTTAAAAAACTTGGAGGTGCTTTT GCTCCCAAGCCATCATCTGGACCTCACAAGTCTCGTGAGTGTTTGCCGTTGATCCTAATTCTGCGCAACAGGCTGAAGTATGCTCTCACATATCGTGAAGTGATTTCTATTCTGATGCAGCGACATATTCTTGTCGATGGGAAGGTTAGGACGGATAAAACATATCCTGCTGGTTTCATGG ATGTTGTGTCAATTCCTAAGACGAATGAGAACTTCCGTCTCCTTTATGACACTAAAGGCCGGTTTCGGCTGCACTCCGTCAGGGATGATGAGTCAAAG TTTAAGCTCTGCAAAGTCCGATCTATTCAATTTGGTCAAAAGGGCATTCCTTACCTGAATACATACGATGGCCGTACAATTCGCTACCCGGATCCCCTCATCAAGGCAAATGATACCATCAAGCTTGACCTGGAGAGCAACAAGATCACCGAATTTATCAAATTTGATGTAGGAAATGTTGTCATGGTCACTGGAGGGAGGAACAGAGGAAGAGTTGGAGTGCTTAAAAATAGGGAAAAGCATAAGGGAAGTTTTGAAACTGTTCACATCCAAGATGCAACTGGGCACGAGTTTGCAACTCGATTGGGCAATGTGTTCACCATTGGTAAAGGCACTAAACCATGGGTTTCTCTTCCTAAGGGCAAGGGTATTAAGCTGTCCATCATTGAAGAGGCCAGGAAAAGGCAAGCTGCAGCTCAAACAGCCGCTTAA